One window from the genome of Maridesulfovibrio zosterae DSM 11974 encodes:
- a CDS encoding DUF6694 family lipoprotein, translated as MKKLQVVLLVLMAVMVLGCSNEPTLDGSSEEAFKASAEKMIASVDDAKKKSLQEAVAVVVFAQLNLKKMVQDMSAGIEPKVDKIYKEMDGMTADDIIKRSKEIIAERKAKK; from the coding sequence TTGAAGAAACTTCAGGTTGTTCTACTTGTTTTGATGGCGGTTATGGTCCTGGGCTGTTCTAATGAGCCTACTCTTGACGGTTCTTCTGAAGAAGCTTTTAAGGCTTCAGCAGAGAAAATGATAGCAAGTGTAGATGATGCCAAGAAGAAATCTTTGCAAGAAGCCGTTGCTGTAGTTGTCTTTGCACAGCTTAATCTCAAAAAGATGGTTCAGGATATGAGCGCAGGCATAGAACCTAAAGTAGATAAGATTTATAAAGAAATGGACGGCATGACCGCCGATGATATAATCAAGCGTTCCAAAGAAATTATTGCCGAGCGAAAAGCTAAGAAATAA
- the tssD gene encoding type VI secretion system tube protein TssD — MALTSYMKVTGKTQGQIKGDCTQLGDKKDTMLVYSIDHNVEIPKDTHTGLPTGQRIHKPFSVVKHVDNASPKLAQACCKGEQLTVEIDHYHIDPTGLEKKYYTIKMEEAIIVNLHSFKPMTFLEENKAYHDMEEVSFTYSKITWTYADGNIEYTDDWKSS; from the coding sequence ATGGCTTTAACTTCGTACATGAAAGTAACCGGCAAGACTCAGGGACAGATCAAAGGCGATTGCACGCAACTTGGCGATAAAAAAGATACCATGCTCGTTTATTCTATCGATCATAATGTTGAAATTCCAAAGGATACACATACCGGACTGCCCACCGGACAGCGTATTCATAAACCCTTTTCTGTAGTCAAACATGTTGATAACGCCTCACCGAAACTCGCTCAGGCATGCTGCAAAGGCGAACAGCTCACCGTTGAAATCGATCACTACCACATCGACCCCACTGGACTTGAAAAGAAATATTACACAATCAAAATGGAAGAAGCCATTATCGTTAACCTGCACAGCTTCAAACCAATGACCTTTCTAGAAGAAAATAAAGCGTATCACGATATGGAAGAAGTCAGCTTCACCTATTCAAAAATTACCTGGACCTACGCTGATGGAAATATCGAATACACCGACGATTGGAAATCAAGTTAA
- the tssA gene encoding type VI secretion system protein TssA produces the protein MELLDLGKKPVSDASPAGKDARYEPEYDELQQEVDKLTSVTGGIIDWKHVAKLCSAILLNKSKDMKVASYLGAALIQLKGVEGLSVSTQILLDLVTEYWDTMYPAKKRMRGRFSAVKWWAENAQKFLQNYDGPDLSKDDAELLTQRLVNLDQALSETSEEAPALHNLLGYVDRLPVEAGPEETAEPDEQSGSGDAPSGSVTTSTPSTGPAAVGNINSADECSAELKSGLSYFSAVSAYMLANDLPNFVGYRVRRLSSWMLISVPPPAQGGKTMIPPPDSSVKSSIEAQLAAGDFSGAVQAAESRVGEFLFWLDLSRFTAEALEGMGSDYADAKKSIELDISHFVGRLNGLEALSFSDGTPFADAKTKSWLRSMGKSSGQDSSGSSAPDSESAKVLSKASELVNSKKLFDAVSLIQDSYNRTPSLRDSFLLRLGLIGILTDMNQSGLAHVHVMEVLDHIEHFNLENWEPDLALNGLKAVYEALIAEGSEDSAALAVKTLQRLGRISPADALKINGLN, from the coding sequence ATGGAGCTTCTTGATCTTGGAAAAAAGCCTGTAAGTGATGCAAGCCCAGCCGGAAAAGATGCCCGGTATGAGCCTGAATATGATGAGTTGCAGCAGGAAGTTGATAAACTTACCAGTGTTACTGGCGGGATTATTGACTGGAAACATGTTGCAAAGCTTTGTTCTGCAATTCTTCTGAATAAATCCAAAGATATGAAAGTTGCTTCCTATCTGGGAGCGGCCCTGATTCAATTGAAGGGGGTAGAAGGTCTTTCTGTCAGCACACAGATTCTGCTCGATCTGGTCACTGAATACTGGGATACCATGTATCCTGCTAAAAAACGTATGCGCGGGCGTTTCAGTGCTGTAAAATGGTGGGCGGAAAATGCACAGAAATTTCTTCAAAATTATGATGGTCCTGACTTAAGCAAAGACGATGCTGAACTTCTTACTCAGCGTTTAGTAAATCTGGATCAGGCGTTATCCGAGACATCTGAAGAAGCGCCTGCGCTGCATAATCTGCTGGGTTATGTTGACCGCCTGCCTGTTGAAGCAGGACCGGAGGAAACAGCTGAACCTGACGAACAGTCCGGTTCAGGGGATGCTCCTTCAGGCTCCGTTACAACTTCTACACCATCCACCGGCCCTGCTGCTGTGGGGAATATCAATTCCGCTGACGAATGTTCAGCCGAGCTTAAAAGCGGCCTTTCCTATTTTTCTGCTGTTTCAGCCTATATGCTTGCCAACGATCTTCCTAATTTCGTGGGGTATCGGGTCAGAAGGCTCAGTTCATGGATGCTTATTTCCGTACCTCCTCCTGCGCAGGGTGGTAAAACTATGATTCCTCCTCCTGACAGCTCGGTAAAAAGTTCTATTGAAGCTCAGCTTGCGGCAGGGGATTTCTCCGGCGCAGTGCAGGCTGCCGAATCCAGAGTCGGAGAATTTCTTTTCTGGCTGGATTTAAGCCGTTTCACAGCCGAAGCTCTGGAGGGCATGGGCAGTGATTATGCCGATGCCAAAAAGAGCATTGAACTTGATATTTCACATTTTGTGGGCCGGTTAAACGGCCTTGAAGCTTTATCTTTTTCAGACGGAACGCCATTTGCGGATGCTAAAACAAAAAGCTGGCTGCGTTCTATGGGGAAATCTTCCGGGCAGGATTCTTCCGGCTCTTCAGCTCCTGATTCTGAGAGTGCAAAGGTGCTGTCCAAGGCATCCGAGCTGGTAAATAGTAAAAAATTATTTGACGCAGTCAGCCTTATTCAGGATAGTTATAATAGGACTCCCTCTTTGCGTGACAGCTTTTTATTGCGGCTTGGCCTGATCGGAATTCTTACAGATATGAATCAGAGCGGGCTTGCCCATGTGCATGTTATGGAGGTGCTTGATCATATTGAGCATTTCAACCTTGAAAATTGGGAGCCGGATTTGGCTTTAAATGGTCTGAAGGCTGTCTACGAGGCGCTTATTGCCGAAGGCAGCGAAGATTCTGCGGCTCTGGCAGTTAAGACATTACAGCGTTTAGGCAGGATCAGTCCTGCTGATGCGCTTAAAATAAACGGATTGAATTAA
- the tssB gene encoding type VI secretion system contractile sheath small subunit: MAKEGSVAPKERVNIVYKPETGDAKEEVELPLKLLVMGDFTQKEDERMVEDRDPVNIDKDNFNDVLKAQDLELNIGVDNRLTDEADAQMAVKLKFNSLKDFDPDQIINQVPELQQLMELREALKALKSPLSNVPEFRKKVQSLVKDTGARERLLKELGIE, encoded by the coding sequence ATGGCGAAAGAAGGCTCAGTAGCCCCTAAAGAAAGAGTGAACATAGTTTACAAACCGGAGACCGGAGATGCGAAAGAAGAAGTTGAACTTCCTCTCAAGCTCCTGGTCATGGGTGATTTCACTCAGAAAGAAGATGAAAGAATGGTTGAAGACCGTGATCCTGTGAACATTGATAAGGACAATTTCAATGATGTTCTTAAAGCGCAGGATCTGGAACTCAATATCGGTGTTGATAACAGGCTCACCGATGAAGCTGATGCTCAGATGGCAGTGAAGCTTAAATTCAACAGTCTCAAGGATTTTGACCCTGATCAGATTATTAATCAGGTTCCTGAACTGCAACAGCTCATGGAGCTTCGCGAAGCTCTCAAGGCCCTTAAGAGTCCTCTGTCAAATGTACCTGAATTCAGGAAAAAGGTGCAGAGTCTGGTGAAGGATACAGGCGCACGTGAACGGCTGCTTAAAGAACTCGGAATTGAGTAA
- the tssC gene encoding type VI secretion system contractile sheath large subunit, with protein MAEEKLEQQEQAAESTAEGSLLDDIVEATKLKPSDEAYSVTKAGLQAFLEEMVKPEREGAKVSGNLVDDMLAQIDQKLSAQMDSIIHNKEFTKLESSWRSLKFLVDRTNFRENVRIQLMNVSKQDLLDDFDDAPEITKSGLYKQAYTAEYGQFGGQPFGALIGNYDFGPGPQDMKLLQYSASVATMTHAPFIAAAGPEFFGIEKWSELPNLKDLKSIFEMPQYAKWNSFRDSDDARNVGLTLPKFLLRLPYGQDTLPAKSFNYQESVTDGDDDFCWGNTAFAFASKLTDSFAKYRWCANIIGPQGGGAVEDLPLYQYEAMGAVQTKIPTQVLLSERREYELAEEGFIGLTMRKGSDNAAFFSANSTQKPKFFGTSKEGKEAEMNYKLSTQLPYMMIMDRLAHYIKVIQRENIGTWKERGDLERELNTWISQYVTEMDNPAPSVRSRRPLRMAKIEVSDVEGDPGWYSVSLKARPHFKYMGAAFTLSLVGKLEKE; from the coding sequence ATGGCTGAAGAAAAACTTGAACAACAGGAACAGGCCGCAGAGAGTACTGCTGAAGGTTCTCTGCTGGATGATATTGTAGAAGCTACTAAACTTAAGCCCAGTGATGAAGCTTATTCCGTTACCAAGGCAGGGTTGCAGGCTTTTCTTGAAGAAATGGTCAAGCCTGAACGTGAAGGAGCCAAGGTTTCCGGCAATCTGGTTGATGACATGCTGGCCCAGATCGACCAGAAGCTTTCTGCACAGATGGATTCTATCATTCATAACAAGGAATTCACGAAGCTTGAGTCTTCATGGCGCTCGCTCAAGTTTCTGGTGGACCGGACAAATTTTCGCGAAAATGTCCGTATCCAGCTCATGAATGTGTCTAAACAGGATCTGCTTGATGACTTTGACGATGCGCCGGAAATTACTAAATCCGGTCTCTACAAGCAGGCCTATACTGCCGAATACGGCCAGTTCGGCGGACAGCCTTTCGGGGCGCTTATCGGTAATTATGATTTCGGTCCCGGCCCGCAGGACATGAAGCTGTTGCAGTACTCCGCCTCGGTTGCAACCATGACTCATGCTCCGTTTATCGCGGCTGCCGGACCGGAGTTTTTCGGCATTGAAAAATGGAGCGAGCTTCCTAATCTCAAGGATCTGAAATCTATTTTTGAAATGCCGCAATATGCCAAGTGGAATTCTTTCCGCGATTCTGACGATGCACGCAATGTGGGCCTGACCCTGCCTAAATTCCTGCTCCGCCTTCCTTATGGTCAGGATACTCTCCCTGCAAAAAGCTTTAATTATCAGGAATCCGTTACAGATGGAGATGATGATTTCTGCTGGGGCAATACTGCTTTTGCCTTTGCATCCAAGCTTACAGATTCATTTGCCAAGTATCGCTGGTGCGCCAATATCATCGGTCCGCAGGGCGGCGGGGCTGTTGAAGATCTGCCTCTCTATCAGTACGAGGCTATGGGCGCAGTCCAGACTAAAATTCCTACTCAGGTGCTGCTCTCAGAACGCAGGGAATACGAACTTGCGGAAGAGGGATTCATCGGCCTGACCATGCGTAAAGGAAGTGATAACGCAGCCTTTTTCTCTGCCAACTCTACCCAGAAACCGAAATTTTTCGGAACCAGCAAGGAAGGAAAAGAAGCAGAGATGAACTACAAGCTGTCCACGCAGCTTCCGTACATGATGATCATGGATCGGCTGGCCCATTACATAAAGGTTATCCAGCGTGAAAACATCGGTACATGGAAAGAGCGTGGCGATCTTGAACGTGAACTCAACACATGGATATCGCAGTATGTGACTGAAATGGATAATCCTGCGCCAAGTGTCCGCAGCCGCAGACCGCTGCGCATGGCCAAGATCGAAGTAAGTGATGTGGAAGGTGATCCGGGCTGGTATTCTGTATCGCTGAAAGCTCGTCCCCATTTCAAGTACATGGGCGCAGCATTCACCCTGTCTCTGGTCGGTAAACTGGAGAAAGAATAG
- a CDS encoding GlsB/YeaQ/YmgE family stress response membrane protein, with product MNGLIVFVFIGLIAGWLAGVFMKGSGFGILGDIVIGIVGAVIGGYLIGIIGISAGGFVGSIVVATIGAIILIFLVRLLKKA from the coding sequence ATGAATGGACTTATCGTATTTGTCTTTATTGGACTGATTGCAGGCTGGCTTGCCGGAGTATTTATGAAGGGCAGCGGGTTCGGCATTCTCGGAGATATAGTCATCGGTATCGTCGGGGCTGTGATCGGCGGCTACCTTATCGGAATCATCGGAATCAGTGCAGGTGGATTTGTCGGATCAATTGTTGTAGCCACAATCGGTGCTATAATTCTGATCTTCCTCGTGCGCCTGCTTAAAAAGGCATGA
- a CDS encoding HNH endonuclease: protein MQIVTGKTELLRVIRQYRKNIVQVAQKYPSAIIGWPSGSEENELLGLQNHNIWALIGKKHDDKKIITLYGHGSVNESAANSITVLFSFSILGQFTTQANILKKGDEYYIAHTGYLNKGHGEKLQVESRIFEKKEYATADGKTRELFLIAKILDKNQKTKSAELNKLAQFVREVSELKGNIVTETVESVGIVEDEEGGKTPSDSWVYSRSAKLVKARKKRDNYECQICGFNYDEKVVHVHHKNPIASRKEAAITKINDLITLCPNCHALAHQVMRDGESEWTEIHKQILKINKNITVQ, encoded by the coding sequence TTGCAAATTGTTACAGGTAAGACAGAGTTACTACGAGTTATCAGGCAGTATCGTAAAAATATTGTTCAGGTTGCCCAGAAATATCCTTCCGCAATAATCGGCTGGCCTAGCGGGTCTGAGGAGAACGAATTGTTGGGGCTTCAGAATCATAATATATGGGCTTTGATCGGAAAAAAGCATGATGATAAAAAAATAATCACGCTTTATGGTCATGGTTCGGTAAACGAATCTGCTGCAAACAGCATTACAGTTCTTTTTTCTTTTTCTATTCTCGGACAGTTCACTACTCAGGCCAATATTCTTAAAAAAGGGGATGAGTACTATATTGCTCACACCGGTTATCTCAATAAGGGGCATGGTGAAAAATTGCAGGTTGAAAGTAGAATTTTTGAAAAAAAAGAATATGCAACCGCTGATGGCAAGACAAGAGAACTATTCCTCATAGCTAAAATACTGGATAAGAATCAGAAAACTAAGTCCGCAGAACTGAATAAACTGGCTCAATTTGTAAGGGAAGTAAGTGAGCTTAAAGGCAATATCGTTACAGAAACAGTAGAGTCTGTAGGTATTGTGGAGGATGAGGAAGGTGGAAAGACTCCTTCGGACAGCTGGGTTTATTCTCGCAGCGCAAAACTGGTAAAGGCAAGAAAAAAGCGCGATAACTATGAATGCCAGATTTGCGGCTTTAATTATGATGAAAAGGTTGTGCACGTTCATCATAAAAATCCGATAGCAAGTCGTAAAGAAGCAGCTATCACTAAAATTAATGATCTCATAACTCTTTGTCCGAACTGCCATGCCTTGGCACATCAGGTGATGCGTGACGGTGAAAGCGAATGGACTGAAATTCATAAGCAGATTTTAAAAATTAATAAGAACATCACAGTCCAATAG
- the tssF gene encoding type VI secretion system baseplate subunit TssF has protein sequence MIEKYYERELTHLRELAVEFSQTHPALAPMLTGPGADPDVERLLEGSAFMSGMINQKLDDEFPEIVHGLVQLVFPHYLRPIPSTTIIKFTPKASLMETVKIPSGSQLASIPVTGTQCTFSTTFDVDLHPLTISRVEMTQRAGTSGTLIIGLELKGMTLDEWDVSSLRFHLSGDAAAASARYKVLFDCIKGMYVSSSSGSVAMLGPGNIKAVGFEDEQALLPYPAQSFPGYRILQEYFILPEKFLFFDVTGLENWRGRGEGGSFEIVLEFDNLPSDPIRVSKEHLCLFATPAINLFKRDAEPVSLDHKRPEYQVRPSGESGGDYQVYSVDSVAGYVQGTVEERAYKPFQMFNPQAGEMPVYTVHHRRSPVRDKTDLFVSVAYPSKGNEPRLETLSMSLTCTNGNLPEKLRYGDISKPTETSPELATFENIRQPTSPVQPPLGQNLLWRLLSHLYINYLSVADVNSLRAMVKLYVFTDTRDRASVVANTKRVEAIMGMEVSEGDRLVRGLVMRGREIKMSLTGEGFANSGDMYLFSSVMNRFFAGYSSVNCFTRLTVEDTLNKEMYQWNAMIGDRPLL, from the coding sequence ATGATAGAAAAATATTACGAAAGAGAACTGACCCACCTGCGTGAGCTGGCGGTTGAATTTTCGCAGACTCACCCTGCACTGGCTCCTATGCTGACCGGTCCGGGCGCTGATCCTGATGTTGAGCGTCTTCTTGAGGGCTCGGCATTTATGTCCGGCATGATCAATCAGAAGCTTGATGATGAGTTTCCAGAGATCGTGCATGGTCTGGTTCAGCTTGTTTTTCCTCATTATTTAAGACCCATACCATCGACAACTATTATCAAGTTTACCCCTAAAGCGAGTTTGATGGAAACGGTCAAGATCCCCTCCGGTTCGCAGCTGGCATCTATTCCGGTGACTGGAACCCAGTGTACTTTTTCAACCACTTTTGATGTCGATCTGCATCCGCTGACTATCAGCCGGGTGGAGATGACGCAGCGTGCGGGAACATCTGGAACATTAATTATCGGTCTTGAGCTTAAGGGCATGACGCTTGATGAGTGGGATGTCTCAAGTCTCAGATTCCATTTAAGCGGTGATGCGGCGGCAGCTTCAGCACGGTATAAGGTCCTTTTTGACTGCATCAAGGGGATGTATGTGAGTTCTTCTTCCGGCTCGGTAGCCATGCTGGGCCCGGGAAATATTAAGGCTGTGGGTTTTGAAGATGAACAGGCTCTGCTGCCTTATCCTGCACAGTCCTTTCCGGGCTACCGTATTTTGCAGGAGTATTTTATCCTGCCGGAAAAATTTCTTTTTTTTGATGTAACAGGTCTTGAAAACTGGCGTGGACGTGGTGAAGGAGGCAGTTTTGAGATAGTTCTGGAATTCGATAACCTTCCTTCTGATCCTATTCGGGTGAGTAAAGAGCATCTCTGCCTTTTTGCAACTCCGGCGATCAATCTTTTCAAGCGTGATGCCGAACCTGTTTCGCTGGATCATAAGCGTCCTGAATATCAGGTGCGCCCGTCGGGTGAATCCGGCGGGGATTATCAGGTTTATTCCGTTGATTCTGTAGCCGGATATGTACAGGGTACGGTGGAGGAGAGGGCTTATAAACCTTTCCAGATGTTTAATCCGCAAGCCGGTGAAATGCCTGTGTATACGGTACATCACCGCCGTTCTCCTGTGCGGGACAAGACTGATCTTTTTGTTTCGGTGGCCTATCCTTCCAAGGGCAATGAGCCCCGGCTTGAGACTCTTTCCATGTCACTCACCTGCACTAATGGCAATCTGCCTGAAAAGCTTCGTTACGGTGATATTTCAAAGCCGACCGAGACTTCGCCGGAACTGGCTACATTTGAAAATATCCGGCAGCCCACTTCGCCTGTACAGCCTCCGCTCGGGCAGAATCTACTCTGGCGGCTGCTTTCTCATCTTTACATCAATTATCTTTCCGTTGCCGATGTGAACAGTCTGCGGGCAATGGTTAAGCTTTACGTTTTTACCGATACACGTGACCGGGCTTCAGTCGTTGCCAATACTAAACGGGTGGAGGCAATCATGGGTATGGAGGTGAGCGAAGGAGACCGTCTGGTGCGCGGACTGGTTATGCGCGGGCGGGAAATCAAGATGTCCCTGACCGGAGAGGGCTTTGCAAACAGCGGCGACATGTACCTTTTCAGTTCAGTGATGAATCGTTTTTTTGCAGGCTATTCATCGGTGAACTGCTTCACACGCCTCACTGTGGAAGATACTTTAAATAAGGAGATGTACCAGTGGAATGCGATGATCGGAGATCGCCCGCTTCTATAA
- the tssE gene encoding type VI secretion system baseplate subunit TssE, with protein sequence MNEQRLLERIRFMEQDPDRRDVAEPGQVVKSILNYLRMILNTRQGNAQIAPDFGVPDFTSMIGATGLDAVRDIEESMTEVILKYEPRLENVKIEFIPDEDMPLSLQFKLQAKLALEGHDMPVVFETVLDPDGRINIIDS encoded by the coding sequence TTGAACGAGCAGCGGTTGTTGGAGCGTATCAGGTTTATGGAGCAGGACCCTGACAGGCGGGATGTCGCGGAGCCGGGTCAGGTGGTTAAGTCTATTCTGAATTACCTGCGTATGATTCTGAATACGAGGCAGGGCAACGCTCAGATTGCTCCTGATTTCGGTGTACCTGATTTTACGTCTATGATCGGTGCGACTGGTCTGGACGCTGTTCGTGACATTGAGGAATCGATGACGGAGGTCATTCTTAAATATGAGCCGAGACTTGAGAACGTGAAGATAGAGTTTATTCCTGACGAGGACATGCCCTTATCTCTGCAATTCAAGTTGCAGGCCAAGCTTGCGCTGGAGGGTCATGACATGCCTGTAGTTTTTGAGACTGTGCTGGACCCTGACGGCCGTATTAATATTATAGACAGCTGA
- the tssG gene encoding type VI secretion system baseplate subunit TssG: protein MECDDRRSPASIIGNLLENPAEFSFFQAIRLLRLHSKACTGKELEEFFSDHLRVRPQLSLGFPATDLTDIEETEREDGDRYRLETTFMGLYGASSPLPVFYTEELLTEASDDKTVTRDFIDIINNDVYIQFFRAWSRSRLMLKVLDEEDWAWMERLNCLLGFGHREYLDYVPEECRQHRHIGLFSQYPRSALGLKTLLKDSLKHDDVRVEQCVLRKVKLPEDQRFSLGLSSNVLGECTWIGEEVEDRTSKCAIVIRELGATSFHRMLPGDGDGDKLDNLVRGYLVEPFMYDLVLEMRPGEANTAILGGEQWSSLGCDTWTFSGGHLEHAKAVFPNDGGRVHTKG from the coding sequence GTGGAATGCGATGATCGGAGATCGCCCGCTTCTATAATCGGAAATCTGCTGGAAAACCCCGCAGAATTTTCTTTTTTTCAGGCTATCCGTTTGTTGCGCCTGCACTCCAAGGCGTGCACAGGCAAAGAACTGGAAGAATTTTTCAGCGATCATCTGCGTGTGCGCCCTCAGCTTTCGCTTGGATTTCCCGCAACTGACCTGACTGATATTGAGGAAACCGAGCGTGAAGACGGTGACCGCTACCGCCTTGAAACAACATTCATGGGGCTTTACGGGGCATCATCTCCTCTGCCGGTCTTCTATACGGAAGAGCTTCTAACCGAGGCTTCAGATGATAAAACGGTTACCCGTGATTTCATCGATATCATCAACAACGATGTCTATATTCAATTTTTCAGGGCATGGAGCCGCTCGCGGCTTATGCTTAAAGTTCTCGATGAAGAGGACTGGGCATGGATGGAGCGTCTAAACTGCCTGCTTGGTTTCGGGCACAGGGAATATCTGGATTATGTTCCGGAGGAATGCCGCCAGCATCGTCATATCGGGCTGTTCAGCCAGTATCCGCGAAGTGCGCTGGGCCTTAAAACACTGCTTAAAGATTCACTGAAACATGATGATGTACGGGTTGAACAATGCGTACTGCGAAAGGTCAAACTCCCTGAAGATCAGCGCTTCAGTCTTGGGCTTTCGTCAAATGTTCTGGGTGAATGCACATGGATAGGTGAAGAGGTTGAGGACCGTACCAGTAAATGCGCCATTGTCATTCGTGAACTGGGGGCCACATCGTTTCATCGCATGCTGCCCGGAGATGGTGACGGTGATAAACTTGACAATCTGGTGCGCGGTTATCTGGTGGAGCCTTTTATGTATGATCTTGTTCTGGAAATGCGTCCGGGCGAGGCCAATACCGCTATTTTAGGCGGTGAACAATGGTCTTCTCTGGGCTGTGATACATGGACTTTTTCCGGCGGACACCTTGAACATGCCAAAGCTGTTTTTCCAAATGACGGCGGGCGGGTTCATACGAAAGGTTAA